The DNA sequence CAAGACAGATTTTTTAGTCGTGTATTTAACacaattaactcattcaccgccattgacgagttatctcgtcatttatgagttcatatttaactaataaatgtgcctttctggacgaatttcaaagtgaaagtgtaataccgcttttatcagcagtgtttgaaaggcacaaggctgaaatcttttctgttttgaatgtgtggttcacagttttgacagcagtgtgttagcatttgaacaaagtgctgtaaatccacagtgATGTCCAGGTTGTGTttaaagtcatgggataagtgtgtagagttttgaaaacagtgttcaagcaatgaaaaacgaactagagtttggtccacatgaactgctgctgtgcagactgtagttagagttttgcacatgtgactccagttgtgatcactgtcgtttagcaatcgaacaAAAACTGTAATTCAGTTTATTGAAAGGAAACTCACACCAGATTTAGATATAATCAccattattacattttactcCTCCAGATGCATTACTCAAAAATATAGCATTATTTATTCACAAATATGTGgcatatttataaaagaaacatttgtcatgatttcggtcttaCTGGCTGCTGTGTTTTGTTTccctgtgtttgtgttttgtgttgaCAGCTTCACACGTGCACATCTCTCACATGGGTGTCATCAGTGTGATTTCCTTAAAGTCCCCTGTTGTTTTGTAGTAACTAAAGCATCAGAATAACTTCATGTCAAATGAACAGGAGAAATATGCGGTTACTTCCGAAAACAAAAGCAGATAAAATGCTACTAAGCAACTTCAAAGTCAAGTTTCCAGGTGATATAAATGAAGTTTACAGGTAATCGTTTAAGCTGGTTGATCAAGATTCCTCCAGACTTACACGACTCTATACATCACCAAGAGACTATTTGTTTTTAAGTTTGCATCGACAAATTTGTTTTGTAGCTTTTATCCAACtgttgacagactgacagacttTTATAGATAGACAAAATGTCTATAAAatagtttgtttatttgttatttaaatcTGAAACTAAAATGAATGATATTGTATAAGTTTCCCTTCATCAGATCAAAGTGTTATAACATTACAAGATCATTGTTTTACTCGCTATGAAAAGAATATTTAATCCATTTTAAcatcattgtttaaaaatgaaagaTGAAGAAAATTTCTCTCTTCTGTCAGTAGCATCGccatgaaaaataataaaaccacAGATTGTACAGAAGTAATAATGACTACATGATGATCAATATTATTAATGTTCTTTATTCCTAAAAGAAAAGATTTAAAGACAAAACTAGAGAAACCTTCATGCAGTTATGATGCAGAAAAACTGATAAGAGATCAAAGATCTTCATCTACAGCATCAGACTCTTTTAAGATCTTCTGCATGATTTGAACAAACACGAGTCTGATGATCCCTATTCCTGTACTTCATCTGAAAGTTAatgcattataaaataattcaaatCTTATTTCATATATATGTCACTATTATTGATTATAATTGCTTAgttacaaaataaagaaaattaagAAACCTTTAGAAAGTTATGATCAGAGTCACATTAATTAAAATGAGATTAAATGATATGTTAATGTTATTCATGTTTTCTAGAAATCTACTGAAGGAAGGTGAAAAAACTCATGAGAGAAACAAACAACACCATCAGAGAACGACACAGACACGCAGCTCCAGACTTCCTTATTCGATTTGAGATATCTGTAAAGAGGAAATATAAAGGTCAAATGTTATTCATCCACAcataaaataaatcagaaaatcaTCTGAAATATTCACCTGTTTCTCCATCAGACCCAATCAGAGGACCCATGGAGATGGAGGAACTGTCTTGGAAATCTAGAGACCTGCGAGCCCTTCGCTGATATCCAGAGACACAGGactgaaaaagagagagagattaaatatatatcacCTTATACATGTGTTACGTCCTTGAAGAcgtttattattttgttaaaggtggtgtttttattttatcattgataATGTGCTGTTTTCTCCTGTTTGTTTTCCACTCCTCCCACTGTCTGCTTGCAGGGTAAGCAGTGCCACCTGAAAATCATCAGTGTGCTCGTTAAGGAGACTATTTAATCCTGAGTTCTCCAGGCCCagagtgtgagagagagaaaggctGGAGGTGTTCCTGGTCTGCACTCTGAGGTCCCAACGCAAAAGCAGTGGTTTTCTTCAGTGTTGTATAAatgtagtagtagtagtaggtGATCCTAACTTAAAGAGTTGTGTGAATTTCATGTTTACCATGTGCAGCATTACCCTAAAGTGCTAAAAGTTGTTTAAAAGGGCTGGTGAGCCTGAAAATAGTTgtgattcagaatagttatcattttgtttgtttgcttctgtttaggaactatactttgtACTGTTTAACAAAGACTTGACCCTATTGAAGGAGGGAGAAGCCATTCACTTTTAGTTTTAATCCTTTTCTCCTGTTTAATTTTTAGAGAGGGAGTCAGGGAAgtacattgtttttttgtttgtgttaatttatttttgttctaaagGGAAGGCAGAGGTTTAAAATTAGGAAGactcttttttttgtttgttattttggcTGTATCCTTCAAGTTTTGCTTTAAGCCCTGAatacctaaaaaaataaaaaaaatcaatttggGCTTTAATCCTGacttgtgttttcttttaactGAGTGTGTGCCTTGGGACCTAGAGCCagaggtctctctctctcttcaccaAAAACAGTTACCTTCCCCAACCCCTAGACCATGGGGGAAACGTAACACATGTCAAATTAATGTTTACCAGAGAAACATTATAAACTACTCAGTATCAGAAGCATTACAGTACATAAGTTCTGCTAAAGTTTATAAACTCACAGTTGTGCAGTTATTGTTGGCCAGACAAAGATGAACAGCACAGTGCAGGTAAAGTTTAGTGGAGTCTGCGCTGAAGACAAACATCCTGAAGGAGAAACGGCTGGATGTTGAGTTACCATTCTGAAGAATCTTCACGGTGTTATCATGTGGATTTGGACACCTGAGGATAAGGagaattatttatttaaccCAATATCTTTAAACACGTTACAGCAAACACAAAGAAATGTTTGTCTCTTACTCTCCAGTGATGAGATCCCAGCGCAGACTGTAATCTGGATCATTCACAGGTGTAGCCCAACATGTGTCAATCACTGTCACCAACTGTCGACTGTCAACCCCATCAACACGAACCTCAACAAAAATCTCCTGGTTGAGGTCTGCATTCACACTACCATTGAAGGGCTGAGAGAACCCAACATCCTTATATGGGATCATTCGGACCTGATACATCCCATGACCAGCAGGAAGGGGCTTGTACACCATGCTGGGAAAATAACAACATAGATCAGTTATAATGCGATATAGTTGTGTGTCATTCTTCTATATTGACTGTCTTAAATATGTGTAGCAAAGTAGATATGGAGTCTCACGTCTCCACTGGGTTGATTTCTATCATAGAAAGTGTTTGGAATTGTGGGTAAGCACAGCTGAAAGATATCTGAAGATTTCTCTCTCTGCTGATGACGTCTCCAGATGACTGACGTCCACTCAGAATAAAGTTCTCATAAATGATATCAGTGCCATTGGCCTGTGAATTACAAACATATACATTTAGATATTAATATAAATCAATCAActataataaacatttattcaaataaaacacacagtGGTAAACTATGAACTACTGAATATAGTCGGGCTGAGGGGGATggcaaaaaatgtatatgtatatgtacatgtgtaaaTGATTCACAATAACGATTAGAAGTAAATGTCCTTTTATTATAAACTTGCaagatattatattatttattaattaatattaccttatattatattatatttactaTATTTCTTTCATCCACTTTTATCTACTTATAGTATATATAGTCAACtgaaattaaatttaatttagtaaATAATTTACTTTAGTCAACAAGAAGTCAATAATTCAGATTACTGAGGATaagttttaaaggaatagtctatcctttttccatattaaactatgttattaccttaactaagaagagttgatacatacctctatcatcttagtgtGTGCACTTCATCGTTGTGGCGCGCGGTGACACCCCGATAGCACCCAGCCCAGCCCCACCCATTCAATGGcaccaaacagagataaagttagaagtgaccaaacacatcaacgcccCTCCCGTTCAAGACGAGCAGTCACACGAGCAagcatggtggcacaaaacaaaacgcagcgcaTCTCTAAGCAGACTCAAAATGGCAACCATACTGTACggcggaatagcacttttgggagtacttttgACTCATTATGAGGATTATAGCGGATTTTTCAGGCaagttgaagtactcccaaaagtgctattctgCCATATAATATAGTTacccttttaaatccgcttagaaatgcgctacattttattttgtgccaccatacttgctcgtataactactcgtcttaaataggaaaaactttgatgtgtttggtcacttggtcactgtttggtaccattaaatgaatggggctaagctaaatgctatcaaagtgtcACCGCGCGGCACAACGATGAAGTGCAAGCATGggtactgggtaataacagatacatacttatagtgtaggtatactgtaactaacgagaaacataACTGttcttacaaataaatgtacaatatttaagcaatatcgctcaagtaggagtgtgatatagctctatatcatcacggctgtgattgcctacggcctcgtgtctctggcctaatcacagccgtgatgatatagagctatatcacacgactccgagagcgatattgcttttatacaacagttcgacggcacacgtttgaaaatagaaaactaaaaaacaacaacggagttattttaaaagcctctttgtttgagaactacttcttccgccacggatttgagggcggccagaatgacaggtaacactttcggctgctttgaatctcataacaactcaatggacggaaaagctgtttctttatattactgtttcttggtcacaaagtgtagttttaagattagttcagtcgagaatatatatgtataatatttaaatctacagtcgattagtaaagatagcgcctgtttgaacgtttgcttagtgagattcggtacgtatgagaaccaaagcatgagcggacatcagtgttcactcgccccgctgaccaccgccctctctgggctacatctctgacagggattccctggctctcatgttggcctgatggtcaaaaatgagatcaaatcagcagtatttggtgtcatgatcaaactattacttgttttttattcatatttgtcttttgtgttgttattgttttggtgcagggtaaaagtgaataaaactatacttgtataatgttactattgcgttcccatttactcttaacgcgatacgagcactcgattattattaaactttgttcaaataaatgatcaatgtccacatttaaaagctgcggtgcttacctgcagttccactgtgttttcgcgctctgataagagatatagctccagaaaaaaatgagagtttacattcctctttccaagtgttaaccctctggggtctaaggggtttttagggccctggcgaagttttgacatgcactgacatttgtgcttttttcagttgctttaaaacataataatggcaaaagtctcataaaaCTGCGTTCATAACAAACTGtgctacaatatcatataatcaacatgtatgtacatgtttgtatttttgagagaaaaatgtttatgcgtggtttttgaaaaagcaaaaattttaagtcactgatataagtccacaaaactaattctaaacatgttttcccaggACTTtccaaaacaggatctagtagtctagagttttttcttcaaaatgatgtgaaaatcattcggcctactcattcacataaagcaagatattgatttacaatttttaagacacttttgcttgggaaaggctgtatgcgtggaggcgggaatgctcctgaataatcagtgattgacagctgagagacaaaagggttgcataatgagccacataatgagccttgtggggatgttcaacaggaatgtaactttctctgtagtaaaaccatgatatggtttacttttcaatttaaatgtaaatacacacacattatatatatatatatatatatatatatatatatatatatatatatatatatatatatatatagttaccttttaaaaaccttttATAAGTGTAAGTTatcttttaaaaaccatagcagcctaatcatggtaaagtgaacacagggtttgtgtgcagtaaaaagctcaaaagaacaactgcctatcgttgtttggactcttatttgggtttttgtaatcattatatcattatagtagaaacacaacaagggacaagcatgataaacttgcatgataaacagtgttgggagtaacgcattacaaaatataatatattacagtaatatattagtttttgctgtaacgcagtaatataacgcattactaatacaattttggtaatattttactcgttacagtcttagtaacgagcgcgttacaacaatgcatttcaaaattagactgtgttattttaatttttttatttttgaccaatgcgcgcgaccagcatccacacatgaaaaagctgcgTGTAATAGTtatggctgcgtcccaaaccgcatacttctatactatatagtgggcgaaaagcactacttctcgtactctttgcctactatatagtatggaagtaggcggtttgggacgcagcgtatgtctgtttccacgtgctgtatgcaacatgttaatttttactttaactttgtatttgaaatgcgatttggacgcggtgcgcgtcaaatatagacatgtgGAAGTCCGCGGCCgtaagcattgactaaagtggtcgcaatcaggtccggtagcgctGCACACGCGTAATTTTGCGAAGAGcactaagtaaaagcaacagaaagtttctatcggtctcctgtgctgcttgaacctcagaagtaaagagacttttacaaatgttgccagtaaaatccata is a window from the Misgurnus anguillicaudatus chromosome 4, ASM2758022v2, whole genome shotgun sequence genome containing:
- the LOC141363660 gene encoding uromodulin-like encodes the protein MERAPTDPCPSLNCTEDEYCGERSGVYGCFCKDNQTRSDPDSFDIIETCESSTGSISISRCQLFEAGFPASDLHLNDPRCRGTIQNGRVEFSFDNNGHNCGTNLVANGTDIIYENFILSGRQSSGDVISRERNLQISFSCAYPQFQTLSMIEINPVETMVYKPLPAGHGMYQVRMIPYKDVGFSQPFNGSVNADLNQEIFVEVRVDGVDSRQLVTVIDTCWATPVNDPDYSLRWDLITGECPNPHDNTVKILQNGNSTSSRFSFRMFVFSADSTKLYLHCAVHLCLANNNCTTSCVSGYQRRARRSLDFQDSSSISMGPLIGSDGETDISNRIRKSGAACLCRSLMVLFVSLMSFFTFLQ